TTAACAGACGGTAAGTTGACGGAGGAGTTACTCGGAGATGAGATGATATCTCTGAGGGATGTGTAAGAGGATGGTTTCAGCGAGATGAGCTCGAAATGGAACGACGGAGATGGAGTTTCTACGGTGGTGATCGCAGGTGTTGTCGTAGAAATGGAGTTTCTACGGCGGAGTGGAGTCGCCGGAGATGTTGACGGTATCTCCCTAGTCTTCTCTTGTGTTTGTGGCCGATGAGTGGGGTTGTGTGTAAATATGAGGTCTAATGTAATCATTGATGTCTATAATGTAGACATTTGTCATTATCTTTGGCTTATAATAGAGAAACGTTTACTTTCTTTGTATTTTCTGAATAATTATTGATTGGACGTGAGTCATTCACCGTGTATGAATGATACCATCCAAGTGTGTATTTAGCTCATAATTACAAAATTCCTTATATGTAAAGTACTTTATATACGGACAAAGATATATTATAGAAGTGGGTGTGAAGATTAGATGAAATATATTCGGATATCCAACCAACCAACGTAATCATTATTTTCCTAATACTTGATTAGTAATTGATATCATATATAGGGAACGTAAATTAAAATATTTTTATTTCCGTTATTAAAATAAGGTTATGACGTAATTAACTCATCCAGTTAAGAAAAGATATATTTATGGAGTAAATTATATTATGGAGTAAGATATGAAATTGAGTTGAAGGATTATTTATTCTATATTTACTTTTAGTCGGGATTGAGATGCCTTCAATAAGCTATTTGCTGTAGTTCATCCTATTTTCGCTTCTAGCTTCGTACTCCTGAAAATTCTAGCAACAAGCACTTTTGATGTTAAGTATTTTTCAGCTATTTAGAGGCGCTTTCATAGAACAAACCAACATAAGTTGGTGAAAAGGCAGAGGCATTTTTATCCTTTCTTGTGTGCGGAGAGCTGAGGTTGTTTGTTTTTGCCGAAGGAACATTCGTTTGAAAATCCTTGTTTACTTTGTCCTCATTTCTGCTATCAACTTCTCCTGAAAATTAATAAAAAAATCGGTGTTTCTATGCGTAAATGCTAAACAGTTTAGAACAAGGCCAGGAAGCAGAGTATTTGACCAAAAAAAAAAATTAAAAAATATATGTAATCAGGTCTGGATTTAGATGGCTTTAACATTGATTTGTACAATTTAAGTGCTTAAAAAGCTGATTCAACACATCTTTAGCTTACAACTATTTTATGTTGTCTAAGTATAAGTTAACTTGGAACATTCTCTAAATTTGATTCTGAATAAATATCGTAAAACAAAAAAAAATCAATTTTTTTATTTAATTTACATGGAAGGATTATTACACAAGAAATGCCTCTCCAACGATATCACATAAAGCCCATTATATATGAAATTAATAAAGAAAACAATCTAAACCAAAAAATAAACAAGAGTGTCTATATAAATTCATATCGGAGACATTATAGTATTGACTTTCACTAGCATCAAAAGTCAACGTCACACTTGGTCCGCTGGAACTGAAACCCACTGGTTGTGTTAGATGAACTTAGAGGAACCTTGAGATCACACCTGATCTTCGGCTTGAACTTCCACGACTTGATCAACCCAAACTTAAACCTAATCTTAAGTCTCAGCTTCGCATCGATTCTGTAGATCCCTGACTTCACATCCTCGTCCAGATCCCTCCTATCTCCCCCGTTAAGCACCACCAAGACCTGTCCAGCTATATTAGTTCCAACCACCGTCGTGTTCTTGTGTCCCTGGTAGAACGGCGAGACGTTACTTGCCCCAAAACGCTGATCACCGTAGTAGCCTCTGACCTCGATCTGATCATAGTAAACACCGATACGTCGATTAGGGTTTCGGATCGTGAAGTTTAGGTCGAGATTGTATCGAAGGTTGTTGTCCGTGCCGAGCGTGAACTGCGTGAGTTTGGCGTCGGTGACGTGGAACTTGATGGCGTTTGGTCGGAAAATTAGCCAGATGATCAAAGCGGCTATGCCTACCACGATGGCTAGGGTTATGAGGATGTTGAAGATGACGCTTAAGATGCAGCAGCCGCAACAGCCGAGACAGTCGCCTAAACAGCAGCATCCACCGCCGCGTCTGCCGTGGCTGTGAGAGGTTTTCGTCGGCGGAGGAATCGATGGCCCGTAATACGCACCGTTCAAGTGCGGTTGTCTGTCCCCCATTGGTTTGATGGAATAGCTCTAAAGAAAGTTTCTGTTTGTGTGTAATGTTTTGAGAAAATAAATTTGAAATGTTATTGAGTGTAAAGATTAAAGAAAGAAGGTGTATATATATATACTGGAGATAGCGTGTATTAGATAAACCGATTAAACTGACGCGGTTTTGTTTTTCAAAGTCAAAGGTGACACGCGTTTTTGATATTGTAAGGTGAGTTGATTAATTAGAGGTTACTTCCGAGTTACGGCACAGTTCTTAATTTTTACATATTTATGATAACAGTTTAGTAAACAATCAAGATTGTTTCTTAAGTTTTACTTAGATTTTTTCTGTTTATTTACCCTCTTTAGTTTGGCTATGTAAATTTTTTGTTCAAAAAATAATTAGTAAATTAAGATTATAATATTTAGTTAAATACTTCTATTAAATCTAGGATTATTTTGATTAACCGGGCATTGGTCTTTTCCGTATACTAAAATTTATGTATACGTGAATATTTATGTAGTGAAAATGGAGATGTATACAAGTGGGAATGTAATGATCCTTTCGTGCAGTAGTTGGTTTGGGAATCGTAAAGAGAGCAATCTTTACAATGTAATATAATAACCTTCCAAGAAACTTCCTTGATTAAAAGCGACTGCTAAGAGTAAGATAGCCAAGCTAGCGTTTTCGAAACTGGACAAAAGTAAGACTTTGGAGCAATAGTTATAAAATGAATGAAGAATTCAATTAGCTTATACAAAAATAAAAGGTCGAGAAAAAAAAACATGCCAGTTTATTATATGTGACAAAACAAACTGTCACAAAATTCTACAGAAAATATACAAATTTAGCAAAGACTTGTAGACGAAGATTAGGTGAAGACTAGCTTTCATATGTTACATATTTTTAAACAAGAAAGGTCAATCAGATTTAATAATATAAATAAAACTACATTAGCAACCGAATGCAACCGAATGTAATTCATGGTAAAACTAAACTGCTACAAAATCATTATTGTATAACACGTAATAAAATCCGTGACATGATCACATATCCGACACCGTTAAGTCAGTTGGTCGCTTTTCAGACACTAACACTGCATACGGTAACGAGCGTATACTTAACGCCTCTACCGCCTACCATAACTCCGGCGGCGCTATTCCCGAAACTGATTAACGCCGGACACCTAACGAAGAGATCAGATGTCCTCGTAATAGGACCGACCTTCCAACTAATCTTCCCGACGACATGAACCAACACCTTGACCCCACCACTTGACTGTTCCTGAATAAGAGACAAAGCGTTGGCCCGAGCGACGGGGACGTATTTTCCACCGATGAAAGGAGACCAGACGTTGACTTCTTCGTATCCTTGATAAGCCGCCGGTATCGACGTCGGGAGAGTGATCTGCTGGCTCTGGTAAGAAGCGTAGACGTCGAGACGGTCGTAGTTGATTCCTGTCTTGCCGTTAAGGTTACGAGAGATGAGAGTGGTTTGGATACTGGAGCTGAGTACGTTCGGTGGGTCGCCTGAGACGTTGAAGGAGAAGACGGTTGCGTCTTGGAGGATGAAGTGTGGCTTTGGTGAGTGAAGAATTACCCAAGCTAGGACAATTCCGATGATGGTTACGATGATGAATATTACTAAGCAGATGATATTGCGACGGAGGAAGTTGAGGAGGCGGGGTGAGCTGCTTCCGTGAGAGCCACATTCTTTGACGACGACGGCCATGTTGGAGTTCCGGCGGTGATGACGGTGGTTGGTGGAAGAGGGAAGTTAAGGATGCTATTAAAGTACGTATACTATTGGTGATGGACTCACGGTAGGGTTTTATACATTGGTATTGATCAACAAAAAAAAAAGGAACTTAATAAATGTAAAAAATAGAATTGTACATTTTTCGAAAGTAGAATATGATGAAATCATATAGAAAAAAACCTTCATAAAAATGTACATTTTTCATTTTTCGTTTAAGGAAATTTTTTATATTTTGGTAATTTTTTTTAATTCACTTCTTTCCTTCCAAATGTATATCAAAGCTTGTTCCCGTGGCTTTGCCTTGAGAATCCAAATTAAACCGCAATCAAATTAATCCCAAACAAACCGGATTGCACCAGTGGTTTATATTTTGATAATATAATTTCTACAAAACCGGTAATAGTATATGACACGAAATATCAATTTTTCATGTAGTGTAGAGAAACGTATAAGTATACAAGCAGAGTGTGGTTATTAGAATGTTTTGGATACGAAACGTAAACTGGAAACAACACATGCTACAATCACTGAAACATTCAAGAAGTAGATGAAGCTCTTAAGCTTTATCTATCAGCTTGTGGTTGGTAAAGCAACGGCTGCCACTGGAGGCTCAATAACTTGGAACAGCCCTACAGAGAGCCTTCTCGTGAGATCCTCCACTTCAACTTTCGCCACATCAGCTCTCATACCGATATCAGTAGCGTACCTACTCGCACAGTACACACTAACCGCCGTCGCCGCCATCCCATAGATGTTCGTCGTCACAAGCCTCATCGGAGTAGACAAAACCGCAGCGATCGGCCCACCGATAATCGAAACAGCCTGACCGCTCTGCCCCATCGTCATTCTTCCTTCGAGAACAAGCAACCCCGTCTTGCAGTAGATCGCAAAGTCCTCGCAGTTGTTCTTGAAAACGTCGTAGCACCCGAACCCGTTCCGAAGGAGGTGGTTGGCACGGTGGACAGTTATCTCGTTAGGGTCGGAGACGGCGAGGGTGCAGGTTCCTCCTCGGGCTTTGGCGAGGAAGTGAGCGGCGTTGACGGAGTACTCGAAGCGGTACAGGACGCCACCGGCTAGGAAACAGTTAAGGCACGAGGAAACGACGCCGTGGCCTTCGTTGGGCGGAACGCAGGTTGGACAGTGCGTGTGGGCTCGTGATGGGCCTGAGCTTACGAGTACGAGATCGAGAACGGTCCCGGTTCCGACTTCTTGGCCTCGTCTTGTGAAATGGATGACTCTATCATCTCCAACATAGATACCTAGACCAAAAACATATTATTACATTATCTTGTGTCCGTTTTGGGACCAAAGCATATCATTCAGACCACTTACAAAAACACTTAGCTTGTGAATCAAGCAAGGAGAGGCTCAATATTAACCCTAAATCATTGTCAAACCCTAATTTTTTTTCACAAATCGATTTTAACACTATAAAGCTATAATTACATCAAAAACAACGAATGAAAAGATAAATTCAAAAAACCGAAGAGGAGAAGAGTACCGTGATGGGCATAGATGTAAGCAGTCCTCCACGAGTAGATGTGATCTCCAGGTTTCAAACTTGATCTATCGATTCTGTTCAAACGATAGACAAACTCCGTGAGAAAGAGACGAGACTAATACGGAGAATCAAGAGGGGGAGAAGAGGAAACCTGTTGGAGAGAAGACCCATCGATGATCTCTCTTAGATTCTCTGAAACGCCGTAGAAGAGACGAGACTGATGCTTTTCTTAAACTTATCTTCAAGCGAGAGAATGTATCGAATTAATGCTAAATGCCTTCGGTGTTCGGCCTATACTTCCTTTGTCGTTAAGAAAATAATTAAAAGGGAGAGACGATGGGGACAGGTGCCAACCGTATGGCATCGTTTCTTCTTGCTTTGAGAATATTGGGCCGGTGTTAGGTATATAATGGGCTTTTAATTTGATTAAGATTCAAGATTTATTTTTGGGTTCGGCATTTTTTTGACATATATATTTTTTTTTTCTGATAACCTTGGTACTGGTGTGATCCCAAATATTTTCTAACCTCAAAGACTAATCACCAAGGGACCCATAGAAATCCGGATTTTTTTACCACTTAAAGCGTCTTTGGGTGGCAAAAAAAAATCGAACTCAGGACAGAAGCTCTAGCTGGAACCCCTTTACAACTAGGCCAAGACTACTTGGTTAACATATTTACATTACTAATTTTAAGAGATTTGGTGAAAAAAATTCAATAGTTTACAAGTTAATTAATAAAATGATTTTTCAATCAAAAATAATTTCAACATACAAATCATATACTAAAAAGTTGTGCTGAAAATGTCTACTCGTGGAGATCACATCTACTCGTCGGAATAACATACGGCAATGGGTTGCATTGGTGAATAACATACTACTAAACCCCAAACTTACGCAGGAGTTCGTTTACGTTAAACACCAAAAAAACTAGAACTATACCGAAATGGGTTAAACCCCTTTTTGATTTTCTCTCGAGGTCACAGAGAAAAAGGCTGTAGATGCTTCTTTTGGACGTGACTTTACGTTCACGCAGGGCACGTGACAGTAGTTTCCGACGGAGAGATTACACATAATTCACAAACCCAAAAGGCGTATTTACTATTTAGATTGATGTTTACGTCCCAAACCG
The DNA window shown above is from Brassica oleracea var. oleracea cultivar TO1000 chromosome C3, BOL, whole genome shotgun sequence and carries:
- the LOC106333395 gene encoding uncharacterized protein LOC106333395, producing MITLDLIFTHNPTHRPQTQEKTREIPSTSPATPLRRRNSISTTTPAITTVETPSPSFHFELISLKPSSYTSLRDIISSPSNSSVNLPSVNGSSSPVLSTVGDISIRNPLVKQAAWSYLQPTALTSSEDSPGCSQFLRRVWLHFSAGIQFLKHMFDWILQSIQSICIPQIVK
- the LOC106331653 gene encoding protein YLS9-like, whose product is MGDRQPHLNGAYYGPSIPPPTKTSHSHGRRGGGCCCLGDCLGCCGCCILSVIFNILITLAIVVGIAALIIWLIFRPNAIKFHVTDAKLTQFTLGTDNNLRYNLDLNFTIRNPNRRIGVYYDQIEVRGYYGDQRFGASNVSPFYQGHKNTTVVGTNIAGQVLVVLNGGDRRDLDEDVKSGIYRIDAKLRLKIRFKFGLIKSWKFKPKIRCDLKVPLSSSNTTSGFQFQRTKCDVDF
- the LOC106328317 gene encoding uncharacterized protein LOC106328317, with amino-acid sequence MGLLSNRIDRSSLKPGDHIYSWRTAYIYAHHGIYVGDDRVIHFTRRGQEVGTGTVLDLVLVSSGPSRAHTHCPTCVPPNEGHGVVSSCLNCFLAGGVLYRFEYSVNAAHFLAKARGGTCTLAVSDPNEITVHRANHLLRNGFGCYDVFKNNCEDFAIYCKTGLLVLEGRMTMGQSGQAVSIIGGPIAAVLSTPMRLVTTNIYGMAATAVSVYCASRYATDIGMRADVAKVEVEDLTRRLSVGLFQVIEPPVAAVALPTTS
- the LOC106334198 gene encoding uncharacterized protein LOC106334198 → MAVVVKECGSHGSSSPRLLNFLRRNIICLVIFIIVTIIGIVLAWVILHSPKPHFILQDATVFSFNVSGDPPNVLSSSIQTTLISRNLNGKTGINYDRLDVYASYQSQQITLPTSIPAAYQGYEEVNVWSPFIGGKYVPVARANALSLIQEQSSGGVKVLVHVVGKISWKVGPITRTSDLFVRCPALISFGNSAAGVMVGGRGVKYTLVTVCSVSV